The following proteins are co-located in the Carassius gibelio isolate Cgi1373 ecotype wild population from Czech Republic chromosome A9, carGib1.2-hapl.c, whole genome shotgun sequence genome:
- the LOC128019359 gene encoding uncharacterized protein LOC128019359: MSTVFVRVQRGSDVSLRCDVPLLSNSSTLHWEKDGEQTPNSTLMYNTSAYIILHTVDERILRVVRGSDVSLRCDVPLLSNSSTFHWEKDGEQTLNSTLMYNTSAYIILHTVDKRSEGKYYCKLMQDGIVQTVKNHTLNVISYSDGNSKSQTISSQISSQSSSNTDVSLICKSAMESPDGVLRIQSVDLTCEVSEVTDSVTLVWLRMEGNRGVLVKQQTMTEKNTMLRLKVNLSNSKTDPLHWQCAVFTENTLRALIPITINCTSNKVINKLFCCVLTLFTGILLGALLYYCYRKRKSVHSNPQESEPVYMNINHMRHERVERSTPENRENSHKIYRNIRRNRYGKGNINKRDEVSAVQFKTVYIFYI; the protein is encoded by the exons ATGTCTACTGTAT TTGTCAGAGTTCAGCGTGGATCTGACGTGTCTTTGCGATGTGACGTTCCTCTCCTGTCTAATTCCTCCACTTTGCACTGGGAGAAAGATGGAGAACAAACACCCAACAGCACTCTGATGTACAACACCTCTGCCTACATCATCTTACACACCGTTGATGAACGCA TTCTCAGAGTTGTGCGTGGATCTGACGTGTCTTTGCGATGTGACGTTCCACTCCTGTCTAATTCCTCCACTTTTCATTGGGAGAAAGATGGAGAACAAACACTCAACAGCACTCTGATGTACAACACCTCTGCCTACATCATCTTACACACCGTTGATAAACGCAGTGAAGGGAAATATTACTGTAAATTGATGCAAGATGGAATCGTACAAACTGTTAAGAATCACACACTTAATGTTATTTCAT ATTCAGATGGAAATAGTAAAAGTCAAACCATTTCCAGTCAAATCTCCAGTCAAAGCTCCAGTAATACCGATGTCTCACTGATCTGCAAGTCTGCAA TGGAGTCTCCTGATGGTGTGTTGAGGATTCAGTCAGTGGATCTTAcctgtgaagtttctgaagtaaCTGATTCAGTGACACTGGTCTGGCTCAGGATGGAGGGGAACAGAGGAGTGCTGGTCAAACAGCAAACTATGACTGAGAAAAACACCATGTTACGTCTCAAAGTGAATCTATCCAACTCTAAAACAGACCCGCTGCACTGGCAGTGTGCAGTTTTTACTGAGAATACACTCAGAGCTCTGATCCCTATAACAATCAATTGTACCTCAAACAAAG TAATCAACAAACTATTTTGCTGTGTTTTGACTCTATTTACTGGGATACTGCTTGGAGCTCTATTGTACTACTGCTACAGGAAACGGAAGTCAG TGCACTCTAACCCTCAGGAGTCTGAACCAGTCTATATGAATATCAACCATATGAGACATGAAAGAG TAGAGCGCAGCACACCAGAAAACAGAGAAAATAGTCATAAAATATATCGCAATATAAGAAGAAACAGATATG GAAAAGGAAACATAAATAAAAGAGATGAGGTAAGTGCGGTACAGTTcaaaacagtatatattttttacatataa
- the zgc:162396 gene encoding putative methyltransferase DDB_G0268948 translates to MTERLFEEKQHASLYQKYRFGPPDELKELILHYLDEKKGKPHQLAVDLGCGTGQTSRPLTGYFEQVVGIDVSESQVEQARAVPGFPNLSYRVGTAEELPFPDGSVDLLTAASAAHWFDAERFIKEATRVLKPHGCLALFGYGDNMKIHYESCGDRLNNIYEEVKQILLPYTSSKVTLANSKLKILFETIPFPDKERIEIIPIKQQLSIKNVIGFIQTFSMYQAYLRADPSAATALLERTTSRILEEMKVSSTEAKVDFIMEYFCVLACKPE, encoded by the exons ATGACTGAAAGATTGTTTGAAGAGAAACAGCATGCCTCCCTCTATCAAAAATATCGATTTGGTCCACCTGATGAGCTGAAGGAGCTTATTCTCCATTATCTGGACGAAAAG AAAGGAAAGCCCCATCAGCTGGCTGTGGATTTGGGCTGTGGAACGGGGCAGACCTCTCGTCCCCTGACGGGGTATTTTGAGCAGGTGGTGGGCATTGATGTCAGTGAATCTCAGGTGGAGCAGGCGAGAGCAGTGCCAGGGTTCCCTAACCTCAGCTACAG AGTAGGCACAGCAGAGGAGCTGCCGTTCCCAGATGGCTCAGTGGATCTGCTGACGGCTGCGTCTGCGGCTCATTGGTTTGATGCTGAACGTTTCATAAAGGAGGCTACACGTGTTCTGAAGCCGCATGGCTGCTTGGCTCTCTTTGGCTATGGAGACAATATGAAAATACACTATGAATCTTGTGGTGATCGACTTAATAACATATATGAGGAA GTAAAGCAAATACTGCTGCCTTACACAAGCAGTAAGGTAACTTTGGCCAACAGTAAGCTAAAGATCTTATTTGAAACCATACCCTTCCCAGATAAAGAGAG GATTGAAATCATTCCAATCAAGCAGCAGCTGAGCATCAAGAACGTAATTGGTTTTATTCAGACATTCTCCATGTACCAAGCCTATCTGAGAGCCGATCCAAGCGCTGCGACCGCACTGTTGGAGAGAACAACCTCACG TATTCTGGAGGAGATGAAAGTGTCATCAACAGAGGCCAAAGTCGACTTTATAATGGAGTACTTCTGTGTGCTAGCATGTAAACCTGAGTGA
- the LOC128019849 gene encoding uncharacterized protein LOC128019849 isoform X1, translating to MHIISFFVLMLKIVLCYRSQEVQRGSDVSLRCDAPLRSNSSTLHWEKDGEQTPNSTLMYNTSAYIILHTVDERSEGKYYCRLMQDGIVQTVKNHTLNVTLYSQNKKHTIYRQSAHNSDVSLIFKSKKNYHRLRWTWEQRPKSQIDLIAVEKGREVQIKGPIKPGRNSFTTYTGQGFIFHISPVNFNYSGTYRCITETTVYTTTILRTIRVSVESPNGVLRIQSVDLTCEVSEVTDSVTLVWLRMEGNRGVLVKQQNMTEKNTMLRLTVNLSKYESDPLHWQCAVFTENTLRALAPITISRTSSNTTAPTGSSAVTNKEDTMTEDNHLQTETIVGCVVTVSVLILLGFLVFKCQRKTDEGHVTGLKSQDEEDIHYASVTVAGLSHGTDKCFIGNHPNSEDGNSAVIYSAIKAQ from the exons ATGCATATCATCTCATTTTTTGTATTGATGTTAAAAATTGTGCTTTGTTACAGATCTCAAGAAG TTCAGCGTGGATCTGACGTGTCTTTGCGATGTGACGCTCCTCTCCGGTCTAATTCCTCCACTTTGCATTGGGAGAAAGATGGAGAACAAACACCCAACAGCACTCTGATGTACAACACCTCTGCCTACATCATCTTACACACTGTTGATGAACGCAGTGAAGGGAAATATTACTGTAGATTGATGCAAGATGGAATCGTACAAACTGTTAAGAATCACACACTTAATGTCACTTTAT ATTCACAGAATAAAAAGCATACAATTTACAGACAAAGTGCCCATAATAGTGATGTATCACTGATCTTCAAGTCTAAAAAGAACTACCACAGGTTAAGGTGGACATGGGAACAGAGACCTAAATCACAGATTGATCTGATAGCTGTAGAAAAAGGAAGAGAAGTTCAAATAAAAGGACCAATTAAACCAGGAAGAAATTCTTTTACTACATACACTGGTCAAGGTTTCATATTTCACATCTCACCTGTGAACTTCAATTATAGTGGAACATACAGGTGTATTACTGAAACAACAGTCTACACAACCACAATACTACGCACAATCAGAG TCTCAGTGGAGTCCCCTAATGGTGTGTTGAGGATTCAGTCAGTGGATCTTAcctgtgaagtttctgaagtaaCTGATTCAGTGACGCTGGTCTGGCTCAGGATGGAGGGGAACAGAGGAGTGCTGGTCAAACAGCAAAATATGACTGAGAAAAACACCATGTTACGTCTCACAGTGAATCTATCCAAATATGAATCAGACCCGCTGCACTGGCAGTGTGCAGTTTTTACTGAGAATACACTCAGAGCTCTGGCCCCTATAACAATCAGTCGTACCTCATCAAATACAACTGCTCCAACAGGAAGCTCAGCTGTAACAAACAAAG AAGACACCATGACAGAGGACAATCATCTACAGACAGAGACCATTGTGGGTTGTGTTGTTACTGTCAGTGTGCTGATTCTGCTGGGATTTCTAGTTTTTAAATGTCAGCGAAAAACAG ATGAAGGTCACGTCACTGGATTAAAATCACAAGATGAAGAAGACATCCATTATGCTTCAGTGACAGTAGCAGGATTAAGTCATG GAACTGACAAGTGTTTTATAGGAAATCATCCAAATTCAGAG GACGGAAATTCGGCAGTCATCTACTCAGCCATTAAAGCACAGTGA
- the LOC128019849 gene encoding uncharacterized protein LOC128019849 isoform X2, with the protein MYNTSAYIILHTVDERSEGKYYCRLMQDGIVQTVKNHTLNVTLYSQNKKHTIYRQSAHNSDVSLIFKSKKNYHRLRWTWEQRPKSQIDLIAVEKGREVQIKGPIKPGRNSFTTYTGQGFIFHISPVNFNYSGTYRCITETTVYTTTILRTIRVSVESPNGVLRIQSVDLTCEVSEVTDSVTLVWLRMEGNRGVLVKQQNMTEKNTMLRLTVNLSKYESDPLHWQCAVFTENTLRALAPITISRTSSNTTAPTGSSAVTNKEDTMTEDNHLQTETIVGCVVTVSVLILLGFLVFKCQRKTDEGHVTGLKSQDEEDIHYASVTVAGLSHGTDKCFIGNHPNSEDGNSAVIYSAIKAQ; encoded by the exons ATGTACAACACCTCTGCCTACATCATCTTACACACTGTTGATGAACGCAGTGAAGGGAAATATTACTGTAGATTGATGCAAGATGGAATCGTACAAACTGTTAAGAATCACACACTTAATGTCACTTTAT ATTCACAGAATAAAAAGCATACAATTTACAGACAAAGTGCCCATAATAGTGATGTATCACTGATCTTCAAGTCTAAAAAGAACTACCACAGGTTAAGGTGGACATGGGAACAGAGACCTAAATCACAGATTGATCTGATAGCTGTAGAAAAAGGAAGAGAAGTTCAAATAAAAGGACCAATTAAACCAGGAAGAAATTCTTTTACTACATACACTGGTCAAGGTTTCATATTTCACATCTCACCTGTGAACTTCAATTATAGTGGAACATACAGGTGTATTACTGAAACAACAGTCTACACAACCACAATACTACGCACAATCAGAG TCTCAGTGGAGTCCCCTAATGGTGTGTTGAGGATTCAGTCAGTGGATCTTAcctgtgaagtttctgaagtaaCTGATTCAGTGACGCTGGTCTGGCTCAGGATGGAGGGGAACAGAGGAGTGCTGGTCAAACAGCAAAATATGACTGAGAAAAACACCATGTTACGTCTCACAGTGAATCTATCCAAATATGAATCAGACCCGCTGCACTGGCAGTGTGCAGTTTTTACTGAGAATACACTCAGAGCTCTGGCCCCTATAACAATCAGTCGTACCTCATCAAATACAACTGCTCCAACAGGAAGCTCAGCTGTAACAAACAAAG AAGACACCATGACAGAGGACAATCATCTACAGACAGAGACCATTGTGGGTTGTGTTGTTACTGTCAGTGTGCTGATTCTGCTGGGATTTCTAGTTTTTAAATGTCAGCGAAAAACAG ATGAAGGTCACGTCACTGGATTAAAATCACAAGATGAAGAAGACATCCATTATGCTTCAGTGACAGTAGCAGGATTAAGTCATG GAACTGACAAGTGTTTTATAGGAAATCATCCAAATTCAGAG GACGGAAATTCGGCAGTCATCTACTCAGCCATTAAAGCACAGTGA